Proteins from a single region of Aureibacter tunicatorum:
- a CDS encoding DUF2062 domain-containing protein → MKKQIRKIFSIEAAPESIARGFAIGSFVGMLPIPGFQMLVAMAIAAILKINKKAACLAVFNTNVFTGSFVFAFNFWLGKKILGYKLDYELPETLNLEYIKSIFMAGNKVFFSMMVGGLITGVFASALAYWLILKFKHKFPHQGNCEN, encoded by the coding sequence ATGAAAAAGCAAATTCGTAAAATATTTTCAATAGAAGCTGCCCCCGAATCCATAGCCAGAGGATTTGCAATTGGTTCATTTGTAGGAATGCTTCCCATTCCAGGCTTTCAAATGTTGGTAGCCATGGCGATAGCCGCTATTCTCAAAATCAATAAAAAAGCAGCTTGTTTGGCTGTGTTCAACACCAACGTTTTTACCGGATCATTTGTATTCGCATTTAATTTTTGGCTAGGGAAAAAAATTCTCGGCTATAAGTTAGACTATGAATTGCCGGAAACGCTTAACTTGGAGTATATTAAGTCAATATTCATGGCAGGAAATAAAGTGTTTTTCTCCATGATGGTTGGAGGCCTAATCACAGGCGTATTTGCCTCTGCTTTGGCATATTGGTTGATTCTTAAGTTCAAGCACAAATTCCCACATCAGGGTAATTGCGAAAACTAG
- a CDS encoding NAD-dependent epimerase/dehydratase family protein, translated as MSHIQKGRVLVTGANGLLGSNIVEELNKQNYCAIAMTRKGANKLGLAGLRYVPFEGQVTDENDIDQAISDCDYVIHSAAQTRHPVNKLESYQEANIESTKLVVKACVKYKVKRLVFVSTANCFSNGTIENPGNESKGFMPWLEKSGYAYSKHLAQEYVLKEAKAKGLEVVVVAPTFMIGGRDAGPSSGALLLHGLKNRFVFCPPGGKSFVDVRYAAEATVNALTMGSSGEAYLLAGQNLTFSSFFKKVEELTSQKKFLLKPSYGSLKTVASICEKWNNSFSSSLPFDKVTQRLFCLDNYFCNDKAQKELNMKETRIEHAMEDAIAWFKTYKYI; from the coding sequence ATGTCTCATATACAAAAAGGACGAGTACTTGTCACAGGAGCAAATGGCTTATTAGGTTCCAATATTGTGGAAGAGCTTAATAAGCAAAATTATTGCGCGATAGCCATGACTCGAAAAGGAGCCAACAAACTCGGGCTTGCCGGACTTAGATATGTTCCTTTCGAAGGACAAGTCACCGATGAGAATGATATTGACCAAGCGATCTCCGATTGTGACTATGTGATTCACTCAGCCGCACAGACAAGACATCCGGTCAATAAATTGGAATCTTATCAAGAAGCCAATATTGAAAGCACAAAGCTGGTGGTTAAAGCTTGTGTCAAATACAAGGTAAAACGTTTGGTATTTGTCAGCACTGCAAATTGTTTCTCCAATGGAACAATTGAAAATCCCGGCAATGAGTCCAAAGGCTTCATGCCATGGCTGGAAAAATCCGGGTATGCTTATAGCAAGCATTTGGCCCAAGAATATGTGCTAAAGGAAGCGAAAGCCAAAGGCTTGGAAGTAGTTGTTGTCGCTCCCACATTCATGATCGGAGGAAGAGACGCAGGCCCTTCCAGCGGGGCACTGTTGTTGCATGGACTTAAAAATCGTTTTGTCTTCTGTCCTCCGGGGGGGAAAAGTTTTGTGGATGTACGTTATGCTGCTGAAGCAACTGTCAATGCTTTGACTATGGGCAGTTCTGGCGAAGCTTATCTTTTGGCAGGTCAAAATTTGACATTCTCCAGTTTTTTCAAAAAGGTTGAAGAATTGACTTCTCAAAAAAAGTTTCTGCTTAAACCTTCATACGGAAGCCTGAAGACAGTCGCTTCAATATGCGAAAAATGGAACAATTCATTTTCTTCGAGCTTGCCATTTGACAAAGTGACCCAGAGGCTTTTTTGTTTGGACAATTATTTTTGCAACGACAAAGCCCAAAAAGAGTTGAATATGAAAGAAACTCGTATCGAGCACGCTATGGAGGATGCCATTGCTTGGTTCAAAACCTATAAATATATATGA
- a CDS encoding sensor histidine kinase, with translation MNRKKPYLMLGQRLAIVFILQLMLTSFDLSFQDETEITTRRLVFTAFFVPFWLCCWYLVDYINNKIAPLPAKYQIGINFFISFLIALVSSKIYQYGDTHLFHNGHLWIDFKYLNLNLIAGIMMFYMMIYWIGLSIDKEKKIREEQLRVKELEKQYAVSQYMTLRSQLEPHFLFNSLSVLSGLLHSNIDLASEFIVKLSQTLRYTIEQNSQPMVSLEDEIKLAENYFFLLKTRFNESIIMSIDIDEKLAKNTIIAPCTFQILIENAIKHNKFNVNHPLKVEIFAKGDYIILKNNINRKENHNDNIGYGLKNIKIRYKLLTESSLEILDDDHFFIVQIPIISQEEYENFNH, from the coding sequence ATGAATCGCAAAAAACCTTATTTGATGCTAGGCCAACGACTAGCCATAGTTTTCATCCTTCAACTGATGTTGACTAGCTTTGATCTAAGCTTTCAAGATGAAACCGAGATCACCACACGAAGATTGGTTTTTACAGCGTTCTTCGTTCCCTTTTGGCTATGCTGTTGGTATCTTGTCGATTACATAAATAACAAAATTGCCCCACTGCCTGCAAAATATCAAATTGGCATAAATTTTTTCATCAGCTTTTTAATAGCGTTAGTTTCCTCGAAGATTTATCAATACGGTGACACTCATTTATTTCATAATGGACATCTTTGGATAGATTTCAAATACCTTAATCTCAATCTAATTGCTGGTATTATGATGTTCTATATGATGATCTATTGGATAGGGTTAAGTATTGACAAAGAAAAAAAAATAAGAGAGGAGCAACTTCGCGTCAAAGAACTCGAAAAACAATACGCAGTATCTCAATACATGACTTTAAGATCCCAGCTTGAACCCCATTTTCTTTTCAATAGTCTGAGTGTTCTTTCCGGACTATTGCATAGTAATATTGACTTAGCTTCTGAATTCATCGTTAAGCTTTCTCAAACATTGAGATATACTATCGAGCAGAACAGCCAGCCTATGGTTTCTTTGGAGGACGAAATTAAATTGGCTGAAAACTACTTTTTCTTGCTTAAAACGCGATTCAATGAATCCATCATCATGAGCATAGATATCGATGAAAAGCTAGCGAAAAACACAATCATCGCTCCTTGCACATTCCAAATTTTGATAGAAAATGCCATCAAGCACAATAAGTTCAATGTTAATCATCCGTTGAAAGTGGAAATTTTCGCCAAAGGGGATTATATAATTCTTAAAAATAATATCAATAGAAAGGAAAACCATAATGATAACATTGGCTATGGTTTGAAAAACATAAAAATACGATACAAATTGCTAACGGAATCGTCTTTGGAAATTCTCGATGACGATCATTTTTTCATTGTTCAAATACCAATAATAAGTCAAGAAGAGTATGAGAATTTTAATCATTGA
- a CDS encoding LytTR family DNA-binding domain-containing protein, with product MRILIIEDEYLTADWLEELIKSYDPEFEVVAKLMSVEESVKWLKENKHPNLIFQDIELTDGKCFEIYQQVKVNAPIVFTTAYSQYALEAFKLNSIDYIVKPYDKAEVKKVLDKFSNMKNMFSDNSQDDFQELLQLKDKPEKKRFLIKIGDKYKSIKSEEVAIIYYDEGISFIRLFNGDKYPIDNSLSDLEQQLNKEIFFRVNRKYIVNINSIGNISSWFNSRIIIETEPKTDEEMIVSRERVKSFKNWLDGGV from the coding sequence ATGAGAATTTTAATCATTGAGGACGAATATCTTACCGCTGACTGGTTGGAAGAACTGATAAAATCATATGATCCGGAGTTTGAGGTTGTAGCGAAACTCATGTCGGTGGAAGAGAGCGTCAAATGGCTTAAAGAAAACAAGCATCCAAATTTGATTTTCCAAGACATAGAGCTTACCGATGGCAAATGCTTTGAAATTTATCAACAGGTAAAAGTCAATGCTCCCATCGTATTTACTACGGCTTACAGCCAATACGCTCTTGAAGCTTTCAAACTGAATAGTATTGATTATATCGTCAAGCCTTATGATAAAGCGGAAGTGAAAAAGGTGCTGGACAAGTTTTCCAACATGAAAAACATGTTTTCAGACAATAGTCAGGATGATTTTCAAGAATTGTTGCAACTTAAAGACAAGCCGGAAAAAAAACGCTTTCTTATCAAAATCGGCGACAAATATAAATCCATCAAAAGCGAAGAGGTCGCTATTATCTATTATGATGAAGGCATTAGCTTCATACGCTTATTCAATGGAGACAAATATCCCATCGACAACAGCTTGTCCGATTTAGAGCAACAGCTTAACAAAGAGATTTTCTTCAGAGTCAACCGAAAATATATCGTCAATATCAATAGCATTGGAAATATAAGCTCTTGGTTCAATAGTCGAATCATTATCGAAACAGAACCCAAAACCGATGAGGAAATGATTGTCAGTAGAGAAAGAGTGAAAAGCTTTAAAAATTGGCTGGATGGCGGGGTGTAG
- a CDS encoding ABC transporter permease, producing the protein MYRLYFKLAIRNLMKNKLNSFIMILGMAIGLSSIFFSYFFFKNEMSYDAFHHNGENIYRVLPVSQDDKNLYYSELYYPGGKVLKDEIPEVEQMLRLSTDPAPLYIDREKIIAQLMLSDPNIFEFFSFNLIQGNEKEVLKGKHSAVITESFAFSNFGSIDNSIGKSFDYGHQTFSITGVAEDPPGNTHMNFDVIIPIHFLGEYSSTHIGWMTFFSIIPEAEVSQVENKATQIFQKYSDQDKEHSIVKLQRLSDIHTSEYVLFDFHGKRNIESILTILTVSLVIFLLATLNFTVLYVAQKDENTKNIALLKLYGAKPKDISLLTFIETLVMIVISALIGLSLLYGETVLVNNWLGIQLAISDYSWFELIIGFGLLVSLGIVVSLLTLRKMISQSLISKTQSALLSKRKSSNQGRLMLGGQFFIMLVLMSTSGVVYFQHQYMLEKSLGYKTDNFLTIESEDNLPADKFASLKSKLLSMSEIESVTLTSQRLGSGLTSNGYKIGFSADLKLVNTIYVDENFIESMGIGILDGNDFAKHMEANQNKVLVNQRLTELEGWKNILETKIHRNGISYDVIGVTDNFHFASVMNAIDPVIINPNPQNDGWNYSCLNVRANTDDLFSLKRKLKDTWTESFPENNSEVLFTEDYLQAQYNDIRNLNQVNLLACAVSIILGLMGLWGITMFTIRKRYREIAIRKINGASVSDIFNLILADYMKWIGTAVVLALPLVYYIAVYWLSGFPYRIALPHGLFVVNIFSVLLLATLTIIAQSWSAANQKSIETLRGL; encoded by the coding sequence ATGTATAGATTATATTTTAAATTAGCCATCAGGAATTTGATGAAGAATAAGTTGAATTCCTTTATAATGATTTTAGGAATGGCCATAGGCTTATCAAGTATATTTTTTTCGTATTTTTTCTTTAAGAATGAAATGAGTTATGATGCATTTCATCACAATGGTGAAAATATTTACAGGGTACTGCCAGTCAGTCAAGACGATAAGAATCTTTATTATTCAGAATTATATTATCCAGGAGGAAAAGTATTAAAAGACGAAATACCAGAAGTCGAGCAAATGCTTAGATTGTCTACCGACCCTGCGCCATTGTATATTGACAGGGAAAAAATTATAGCTCAATTAATGCTGTCTGACCCGAATATTTTTGAGTTCTTTTCATTCAATCTCATTCAAGGTAATGAAAAGGAAGTATTGAAAGGAAAGCATAGCGCAGTGATTACGGAAAGTTTTGCTTTTTCAAATTTTGGATCCATCGATAACTCCATAGGAAAAAGCTTTGATTATGGTCATCAGACATTTTCGATCACAGGTGTAGCAGAAGATCCGCCGGGAAATACGCATATGAATTTTGATGTGATAATTCCAATTCATTTTCTTGGAGAATATTCAAGTACTCACATTGGGTGGATGACATTTTTTTCAATAATTCCAGAAGCTGAAGTTTCTCAAGTTGAGAATAAAGCGACTCAGATATTTCAAAAATATAGTGATCAAGACAAAGAACATTCAATTGTTAAGCTGCAGAGGCTTTCCGATATACATACCAGCGAATATGTTCTTTTTGATTTTCATGGCAAGAGAAATATTGAATCCATATTAACAATTTTGACAGTGTCATTGGTCATCTTTTTGTTGGCAACTTTGAATTTCACGGTTTTATATGTTGCCCAAAAAGATGAGAACACTAAAAACATCGCCTTGTTGAAACTCTATGGTGCAAAACCTAAGGATATAAGCTTGTTGACTTTTATTGAGACATTGGTAATGATTGTCATATCGGCTTTGATCGGCTTGAGCTTATTATATGGAGAAACTGTGCTTGTGAATAACTGGCTTGGAATACAATTAGCCATAAGCGACTATTCTTGGTTTGAATTAATCATAGGTTTTGGCTTGTTAGTCTCATTGGGCATTGTGGTGTCCTTATTGACCCTGAGGAAAATGATAAGCCAGAGCTTGATAAGCAAGACTCAGTCTGCATTATTATCCAAAAGAAAATCGTCGAATCAAGGTCGTTTAATGTTGGGAGGGCAGTTTTTTATTATGCTGGTGTTAATGAGCACTAGTGGCGTAGTTTACTTTCAACACCAATATATGCTGGAAAAATCGCTCGGATACAAGACGGATAATTTTTTAACAATCGAAAGCGAAGACAATCTTCCTGCAGATAAATTTGCTTCCTTGAAATCGAAGTTATTGTCTATGAGCGAAATTGAAAGCGTAACTCTAACATCTCAAAGACTTGGCAGCGGACTGACCTCTAATGGTTATAAAATAGGCTTTTCTGCTGATTTGAAGTTAGTCAATACGATTTATGTAGATGAAAATTTTATAGAATCTATGGGCATTGGAATATTGGACGGTAATGATTTCGCAAAACATATGGAAGCCAATCAGAACAAAGTTTTGGTTAACCAAAGGCTTACAGAACTAGAAGGCTGGAAAAATATATTGGAGACCAAAATCCATCGAAATGGTATAAGCTATGATGTGATTGGTGTAACGGATAATTTTCATTTCGCTTCAGTCATGAATGCGATAGATCCGGTTATTATTAATCCAAATCCTCAAAATGATGGCTGGAATTATTCTTGTCTGAATGTCAGAGCTAATACTGATGATTTATTTTCCTTAAAAAGAAAACTTAAAGATACTTGGACAGAGAGTTTTCCAGAAAATAATAGCGAAGTGTTATTCACCGAAGATTATTTGCAAGCTCAGTACAATGATATCAGAAATTTGAATCAAGTGAATCTATTGGCTTGTGCTGTTTCGATCATCTTGGGTTTGATGGGACTTTGGGGCATTACGATGTTCACTATTCGTAAAAGGTACAGAGAGATTGCGATAAGAAAAATCAATGGGGCTTCCGTTTCAGATATATTCAATTTGATACTTGCTGACTATATGAAATGGATTGGAACTGCGGTTGTATTGGCTTTGCCTTTGGTATATTACATTGCAGTGTATTGGTTGAGTGGTTTTCCATATCGCATAGCATTGCCTCATGGATTATTTGTGGTCAATATTTTTTCTGTATTGCTCTTGGCTACACTGACTATTATTGCTCAAAGCTGGTCGGCTGCGAACCAAAAGTCGATAGAAACCTTAAGAGGATTGTGA
- a CDS encoding ABC transporter permease: protein MYRLYFKLAIRNLMKHKLNSFIMILGMAIGLASIMFSYLFFKNEMSYDAFHDNGENIYRSHPVSFDDKNAYYSGFYYPGGEVLKGEIPEVEQMLRLSTSQAPLYIDRQKLTAQLMLSDPNIFDFFSFKLVQGNEKEVLKGKHSAVVTESFALSNFGSIDNSIGKSFEYMHQTFSITGVAEDPPGNTHLNFEVVIPIKFFGEHPSVYVGWKGGYTPITFLSLASNADISQVEDKATQIFQKYSDQDKEHSIVKLQRISDIHTSEYVLFDFHGKRNIESILTILTVSLVIFLLATLNFTVLYVAQKDENTKNIALLKLYGAKPKDISLLTFIETLIIIVISALIGLGLLYGETVLVNNWLGIQLAISDYSWFELIIGFGLLVSLGIVVSLLTLRKMISQSLISKTQSALLSKRKSSNQGRLMLGGQFFIMLVLMSTSGVVYFQHQYMLEKSLGYKTDNFLTIESEDNLPADKFASLKSKLLSMSEIESVTLTSQRLGSGLTSNGYKIGHSIDFKILNTIYVDESFIDCMGIEILEGDDFSKHMEANQDKILINQRLTELEGWKNILETKIHRNGISYDVIGVTDNFHFASVMNAIDPVIINPNPQNDGWNYSCLNVRANTDDLFSLRRKLKDAWTESFPENNSEVLFTEDYLQAQYNDISNLNQVNLLACAVSIILGLMGLWGITMFTVRKRYREIAIRKINGASVSDIFKLILADYMRWVGVAVILALPLVYYIAVYWLNGFPYRIALPHGLFVVNIFSVLLLATLTIIAQSWSAANQKSIETLRGL, encoded by the coding sequence ATGTACAGACTATACTTTAAATTGGCCATCAGGAATTTGATGAAGCATAAGTTGAATTCCTTTATAATGATTTTAGGGATGGCGATAGGCTTGGCGAGCATAATGTTTTCATATTTATTCTTTAAGAATGAAATGAGTTATGACGCATTTCATGATAATGGTGAAAATATCTACAGGTCTCATCCTGTTAGTTTTGATGATAAGAATGCTTATTATTCTGGATTTTACTATCCCGGAGGAGAGGTGTTGAAAGGTGAAATACCGGAAGTGGAACAGATGCTTAGATTATCGACAAGCCAAGCTCCATTGTATATTGACAGGCAAAAGCTCACAGCACAACTTATGCTTTCTGATCCGAATATTTTCGATTTTTTTTCCTTCAAGCTTGTCCAAGGCAATGAAAAGGAAGTATTGAAGGGAAAGCATAGCGCAGTGGTTACGGAAAGTTTTGCTTTGTCAAATTTTGGGTCCATCGATAATTCCATAGGGAAAAGTTTTGAATACATGCATCAAACATTTTCGATAACAGGAGTTGCCGAAGATCCTCCAGGCAATACGCATTTGAATTTCGAAGTGGTGATTCCTATCAAGTTCTTTGGAGAACACCCAAGTGTGTATGTTGGGTGGAAAGGCGGATACACTCCAATAACCTTTCTGTCCTTAGCTTCAAATGCGGATATTTCCCAAGTTGAGGATAAAGCGACTCAAATATTTCAGAAATACAGTGATCAAGACAAAGAACATTCAATTGTTAAGCTGCAGAGGATTTCCGATATACATACCAGCGAATATGTTCTTTTTGATTTTCATGGCAAGAGAAATATTGAATCCATATTAACAATTTTGACAGTGTCATTGGTCATCTTTTTGTTGGCAACTTTGAATTTCACGGTTTTATATGTTGCCCAAAAAGATGAGAACACTAAAAACATCGCCTTGTTGAAACTCTATGGCGCAAAACCTAAGGATATAAGTTTGTTGACTTTTATTGAAACATTGATAATAATTGTCATATCGGCTTTGATCGGCTTGGGCTTATTATATGGAGAAACTGTGCTTGTGAATAACTGGCTTGGAATACAATTAGCCATAAGCGACTATTCTTGGTTTGAATTAATCATAGGTTTTGGCTTGTTAGTCTCATTGGGCATTGTGGTGTCCTTATTGACCCTGAGGAAAATGATAAGCCAGAGCTTGATAAGCAAGACTCAGTCTGCATTATTATCCAAAAGAAAATCGTCGAATCAAGGTCGTTTAATGTTGGGAGGACAGTTTTTTATTATGCTGGTGTTAATGAGCACTAGCGGCGTAGTTTACTTTCAACACCAATATATGCTGGAAAAATCGCTTGGATACAAGACGGATAATTTTTTAACAATCGAAAGCGAAGACAATCTTCCTGCAGATAAATTTGCTTCCTTGAAATCGAAGCTTTTGTCTATGAGCGAAATTGAAAGCGTGACTTTGACATCTCAAAGACTTGGCAGTGGATTGACCTCTAATGGTTATAAAATAGGCCATTCCATTGATTTCAAAATATTGAATACGATTTATGTAGATGAAAGTTTTATTGATTGCATGGGTATTGAAATATTGGAAGGCGATGACTTTTCCAAGCATATGGAAGCTAATCAAGATAAAATCCTGATCAACCAAAGACTAACAGAACTAGAAGGCTGGAAAAATATACTGGAGACCAAAATCCATCGAAATGGTATAAGCTATGATGTGATTGGTGTAACGGATAATTTCCATTTCGCTTCAGTCATGAATGCGATAGATCCGGTTATTATTAATCCAAATCCTCAAAATGATGGCTGGAACTATTCTTGTCTGAATGTCAGAGCTAATACTGATGATTTATTTTCCTTAAGAAGAAAACTTAAAGATGCTTGGACAGAGAGTTTTCCAGAAAATAATAGCGAAGTGTTATTCACCGAAGATTATTTGCAAGCTCAGTACAACGATATCAGCAATTTGAATCAAGTGAATTTATTGGCTTGCGCTGTTTCGATCATCTTGGGTTTGATGGGACTTTGGGGCATTACGATGTTCACTGTTCGTAAAAGGTACAGAGAGATAGCGATAAGAAAAATCAATGGGGCCTCCGTTTCAGATATATTCAAGTTGATACTTGCTGATTATATGAGATGGGTTGGAGTTGCGGTTATATTAGCTTTGCCTTTGGTGTATTACATTGCAGTGTATTGGTTGAATGGTTTTCCATATCGCATAGCATTGCCTCATGGATTATTTGTGGTCAATATTTTTTCTGTATTGCTCTTGGCTACACTGACTATTATTGCTCAAAGCTGGTCGGCTGCGAACCAAAAGTCGATAGAAACCTTAAGAGGATTGTGA
- a CDS encoding ABC transporter ATP-binding protein, producing the protein MNNIIKLEKVNQVFRTEEVETRALNEIGLEVKEGEFLAIMGPSGCGKSTLLNIIGLLDTPESGKYVFDGNDTQYLKEKGKTELRKGNIGFVFQDFNLIDELTVFENVEMPLIYLGISSSERKAKVMKTLERMKISHRRGHFPAQLSGGQQQRVAIARAVVADPKLLLADEPTGNLDSKNGQQVMELLTELNKQGTTVVMVTHSQRDADYAHRVIHLNDGEVSQEMVQRTIGSLLM; encoded by the coding sequence ATGAACAATATCATCAAGTTGGAAAAAGTAAACCAAGTCTTCAGAACAGAGGAAGTGGAGACCAGAGCATTGAATGAAATAGGCTTGGAAGTGAAGGAAGGCGAATTTTTGGCGATAATGGGGCCTTCAGGATGTGGAAAGTCTACTTTGCTAAATATAATTGGTCTGCTGGATACTCCTGAATCGGGCAAATATGTATTCGACGGAAATGATACCCAGTACTTGAAAGAAAAAGGCAAGACCGAATTGAGAAAAGGAAATATTGGATTTGTATTTCAAGACTTCAATTTGATTGATGAGCTGACAGTGTTTGAAAATGTGGAGATGCCTTTGATTTACTTAGGCATTTCATCTTCCGAACGAAAGGCAAAAGTGATGAAAACTTTGGAACGCATGAAAATCAGTCATCGAAGAGGTCATTTTCCAGCTCAGCTTTCAGGTGGACAACAACAAAGAGTTGCTATTGCGCGAGCTGTGGTGGCTGATCCCAAATTGCTCTTGGCCGATGAGCCTACAGGAAACCTTGACTCTAAAAATGGCCAACAAGTAATGGAATTGTTGACGGAATTAAACAAGCAAGGAACTACCGTGGTGATGGTGACTCACTCTCAGAGAGACGCTGATTATGCTCATCGGGTCATCCATTTAAATGACGGAGAGGTCTCTCAGGAAATGGTACAAAGAACGATTGGAAGCCTTTTAATGTAA
- a CDS encoding efflux RND transporter periplasmic adaptor subunit, protein MDKKIHKKRTLPWKTWVGLFAGMLVLGYLAYTARNRMRVMRVSADRIEVANAIWGEFEERIVISSKVKPIQTIVLDAIEGGRVTNKYLDGGNMVSKGDQIISLENMSLYQAILNSEASLAEKENYLRNTQITFETELIQSRKNLLETEFQLSKTKRQYEQKKRLLEKGLIPREEYLDAKDNYLLQKETQQINRQKAKNDSLFQLTAIHTLQEDLLKMRKNLSHVQSRLKALEVTSPIDGQLGTLEANIGESISPGERIGVVHDLSDYKLEAEIDEHYIDRINVGMHAEVRRSAKVFNLSIAKIFPEVKEGKFKAELKFEKQSPQRMRTGQHYTLYLNLDEARESIMLPRGAFTRSSGGRWVFVMDETGKRALKRDIKTGKQNDKYIEVLSGLSEGERVLISSYESFEKYEELFIE, encoded by the coding sequence ATGGATAAAAAGATACATAAAAAAAGAACACTCCCATGGAAAACATGGGTAGGTTTATTTGCCGGCATGCTAGTGTTAGGGTATTTGGCTTATACCGCTAGAAATCGAATGAGAGTAATGAGAGTGAGCGCTGACAGAATAGAAGTCGCTAATGCGATCTGGGGCGAATTTGAAGAGAGAATAGTTATTTCAAGCAAGGTAAAACCCATACAGACCATTGTATTGGATGCAATCGAAGGCGGAAGGGTAACGAACAAATACTTGGATGGCGGCAATATGGTCAGCAAAGGTGATCAGATCATTAGCTTGGAGAATATGTCATTGTACCAAGCGATATTGAACAGCGAAGCTTCATTAGCGGAAAAAGAAAATTACCTGCGCAATACCCAGATTACATTTGAGACAGAGCTTATACAGTCCAGAAAAAACTTATTGGAGACTGAATTTCAATTGTCAAAAACTAAAAGGCAGTATGAGCAAAAGAAAAGACTTCTGGAAAAAGGCTTGATCCCAAGAGAGGAATATCTCGATGCCAAGGATAACTATCTTTTGCAGAAAGAAACACAGCAAATCAATCGACAAAAAGCGAAAAATGACTCGTTATTTCAACTTACTGCTATTCATACCTTGCAAGAGGATTTATTGAAAATGCGCAAAAACTTAAGCCATGTGCAAAGCAGATTAAAAGCATTGGAAGTAACATCTCCTATTGATGGCCAGCTAGGAACACTTGAGGCAAATATTGGCGAATCAATTAGTCCGGGAGAGCGAATAGGCGTAGTTCATGACTTGTCTGATTATAAATTGGAAGCTGAGATCGATGAGCATTACATTGACCGAATCAATGTAGGAATGCATGCGGAAGTAAGAAGGTCAGCAAAGGTTTTCAACCTATCGATAGCGAAGATTTTCCCGGAAGTAAAAGAAGGAAAATTCAAAGCCGAGCTGAAATTTGAAAAGCAAAGTCCTCAACGAATGCGAACCGGACAGCATTACACTTTATATCTCAATTTGGATGAGGCAAGAGAATCCATAATGTTGCCAAGAGGAGCTTTTACACGATCAAGTGGCGGACGATGGGTATTTGTTATGGATGAGACAGGCAAAAGAGCCCTTAAGAGAGATATTAAAACTGGAAAACAAAATGACAAATACATTGAGGTGCTGTCAGGTTTGAGCGAAGGCGAGCGAGTCTTGATTTCAAGCTATGAAAGCTTTGAAAAATATGAAGAACTATTTATCGAATGA